In Cytophagia bacterium CHB2, one genomic interval encodes:
- a CDS encoding response regulator: MKPLPPLPERQAQRNEMAIQRLNASNGLAENSVECMLQDHLGFLWLGTQNGLHKYDGYSFKVYLPNPDDPGSIRSRSFLYGSQGVVYSSLGMLYEDADKNLWIGGDGGLHRYLRDSDRFQHYPLQAGAENLEHYKVVYITGDPAKRNRLWVSVEARGLYQFDPLWETLVPVESMSNFFNGTARPEVTSIVCENDSILWVGTNGSGLLRVNFETERVTHHFIPTPDPHSISSNNISTIFQDRQGALWISTLEAGLNKLVQPTAGSSVRPAGGVDRTALTFTRYQHDPNDPHSLSDNNRISCIDEDVNGEFWIVAGIQGTSSSQLNRFNPKTSQVTRHSIDLSKNLVSVLVDRSGLIWAGSATDGVFKLNLMALKFPHYTMQPDAPISFYGKYIRAICEDRNGNIWLGSEMEGLYRLDRQNGEYAYFRNDPAHRDSLSAGHVNCIIADRHGAIWIGSNDGLHKFDPGKKVFKRYQHDPQNPHSLAANGVTSILEDRSGVLWVGNYTGTLHRFDPATEIFTRYREFAANSGWYSGAGIFGIREDDQGLLWLGTNGDGLVKFDPAIGKLKGFKKNSFDDIAVTRPLIDRAGRLWIGGLGIGGLALFDRKTETVTKIITEADGLLYDSTYGIEEDSHGNLWISSARGLSKYNPDRGTFHHYFKEDGLQDNEFRYWTHHKSHSGEVFFGGQYGFNAFYPDSIKDSDYVPPIVFTDLRINNRPVAVGKDSPVRKDIAVAEEIMLAYDQNDITITFAALDFSMPERNLYSFKLENYDEDWHAPSQERTAVYTNLDPGEYVFRAKGTNYDGVWNEVGAAVRVIVSPPWWRTWWAYTFYFAIIFGFFYGLRRYELNRQQWKHGLELERVESDKLKELDSLKSRFFANISHEFRTPLTLILGPIENLRQRLADDEAKQELGMMQRNGQRLLRLINQLLDLSRLDAGKLKLEARPGDLLAFLKGVVFSFESLAKQRGIDLKFQAPENLPRVCFDADKLEQVLVNLLSNAFKFTPEGGKIIVAINLEKKHSRKDPETQRIRKENPLRESEEDFAIITVTDNGSGISADRLPRIFDRFYTTGEGYAKDHSGSGIGSALTKELIELHHGEIAVTSEVGKGTAFTVRLPLVPAGSDQARRNWQGAGEQESHVPLIQQSIDPTIPQQATSNEQPETSDEQPASSIEQPTLLLVEDNADMRAYIRNHVKETHRVLEAEDGVDGFNTATELLPDLIISDVMMPKMDGYQLCEKLKNDERTSHIPIILLTAKSSGESKVEGLELGADDYLIKPFDARELQVRVKNLIEQRRKLRERFATSIKVEPKDITVTPRDAQFLQRAMDIVEANMSNEEFSVEIFGKEIGLSRSQLRRKIQALTDQSPTDFILTLRLKRAARLLQQQAGTVSEIAYEVGFNNLSYFARAFKKQFGHAPSEFAQTYNAQS; the protein is encoded by the coding sequence GTGAAGCCGTTGCCACCGCTTCCGGAACGCCAAGCGCAGCGCAACGAGATGGCGATCCAGCGGCTGAATGCTTCGAACGGCCTGGCGGAAAACAGCGTCGAATGCATGCTGCAGGATCACCTGGGCTTTCTCTGGCTGGGCACCCAGAACGGCCTGCACAAATATGACGGCTACTCCTTCAAAGTCTACCTGCCGAACCCCGATGACCCCGGAAGTATTCGAAGCAGAAGTTTCCTCTATGGTTCGCAGGGGGTGGTCTACAGTTCGCTGGGGATGTTGTATGAAGATGCGGATAAGAATCTCTGGATTGGCGGCGATGGCGGACTGCATCGCTACCTGCGGGATTCCGACCGCTTTCAACACTATCCCCTGCAAGCTGGAGCTGAAAATCTCGAGCACTACAAAGTGGTCTATATTACCGGAGATCCCGCGAAGCGAAATAGACTCTGGGTGAGTGTTGAGGCGCGCGGACTTTACCAATTTGACCCGCTGTGGGAAACGCTGGTTCCGGTTGAGAGCATGAGTAATTTTTTTAACGGGACAGCCCGGCCTGAGGTTACCAGTATTGTTTGTGAAAACGATAGTATCCTTTGGGTGGGTACCAATGGAAGTGGTTTGTTGCGGGTCAATTTTGAAACGGAACGTGTGACGCATCATTTCATCCCCACTCCCGATCCTCATAGCATTAGTAGCAATAATATCTCGACGATATTTCAAGATCGCCAAGGTGCTTTGTGGATCAGCACTTTGGAAGCCGGGTTGAATAAACTTGTGCAACCGACCGCGGGTTCTTCCGTGAGACCTGCCGGTGGAGTTGACCGAACCGCGCTAACATTTACGCGCTATCAGCACGATCCCAATGATCCGCATAGTCTCAGCGACAATAATAGAATATCGTGCATCGATGAAGATGTCAACGGTGAGTTCTGGATCGTTGCTGGTATCCAGGGTACCTCTTCTAGCCAGCTTAATCGCTTTAACCCCAAAACCTCTCAGGTTACCCGGCATTCTATAGATCTGAGCAAGAATTTGGTGTCCGTGCTGGTTGATCGTTCCGGTCTCATTTGGGCCGGCAGTGCGACCGATGGCGTATTCAAGCTAAATCTCATGGCGCTGAAGTTCCCGCATTACACTATGCAGCCCGATGCGCCCATCAGTTTTTATGGAAAATATATTCGGGCCATCTGCGAAGATCGCAACGGCAATATCTGGCTGGGCAGCGAAATGGAGGGGCTTTACCGGCTCGATCGCCAAAACGGGGAGTACGCCTATTTTAGAAACGACCCGGCTCACCGTGACAGCTTGAGCGCCGGCCATGTTAATTGCATTATTGCAGACCGTCATGGCGCGATTTGGATAGGCTCCAATGATGGACTTCACAAGTTTGATCCTGGCAAGAAAGTCTTCAAGCGGTATCAACATGATCCGCAAAATCCCCACAGCCTCGCCGCAAATGGTGTCACCAGCATTCTTGAAGATCGCTCCGGCGTGTTGTGGGTAGGCAACTATACCGGCACGTTGCATCGCTTTGATCCGGCGACAGAGATCTTCACCCGCTATCGTGAATTTGCAGCGAATAGCGGCTGGTATTCCGGCGCCGGAATATTTGGTATCAGGGAAGACGATCAGGGCTTGCTCTGGTTGGGGACAAACGGAGACGGCTTAGTGAAGTTCGACCCTGCGATTGGCAAGCTGAAAGGCTTCAAAAAGAATTCATTTGACGATATCGCGGTCACCCGACCGCTCATTGACCGCGCGGGTCGGCTGTGGATTGGTGGTCTGGGTATTGGGGGATTGGCGCTGTTTGACCGGAAAACCGAAACCGTGACTAAAATCATTACGGAAGCCGACGGCTTGCTGTATGATTCTACATACGGGATTGAGGAAGACAGCCACGGCAATCTCTGGATCAGCTCGGCGCGGGGATTGAGCAAGTACAATCCCGATCGTGGCACGTTTCACCATTATTTTAAAGAGGACGGCCTGCAGGACAATGAATTTCGTTATTGGACGCATCATAAAAGTCATAGCGGCGAGGTGTTTTTCGGCGGACAGTACGGCTTCAACGCATTTTACCCGGACAGCATCAAAGACAGTGATTACGTGCCGCCGATAGTGTTCACGGATTTGCGGATCAATAACCGGCCTGTTGCCGTCGGCAAGGACTCGCCCGTGCGCAAAGATATTGCCGTGGCCGAGGAAATCATGCTGGCTTACGATCAAAACGATATTACGATCACGTTTGCCGCGCTGGATTTCAGCATGCCGGAACGCAATCTGTATTCTTTCAAATTGGAGAATTACGACGAAGATTGGCACGCCCCGAGCCAGGAGCGCACCGCGGTTTATACCAATCTCGATCCCGGCGAGTACGTGTTTCGCGCCAAAGGTACGAATTACGACGGCGTGTGGAATGAAGTGGGCGCTGCGGTCAGAGTGATCGTCAGTCCGCCGTGGTGGCGAACGTGGTGGGCGTACACATTTTATTTTGCAATTATCTTTGGATTCTTTTATGGTTTAAGGCGTTATGAACTAAACCGCCAGCAATGGAAACACGGACTGGAATTGGAGCGCGTTGAATCAGACAAACTGAAAGAGCTGGACAGCCTGAAGTCGCGTTTTTTTGCAAATATTTCGCACGAATTCCGCACGCCGCTGACATTGATTCTCGGGCCGATTGAAAATTTACGGCAACGCCTTGCCGACGATGAGGCCAAGCAAGAACTCGGCATGATGCAGCGCAACGGCCAGCGGTTGCTGCGTCTCATCAACCAATTGCTCGATCTCTCCCGCCTCGACGCCGGCAAGCTCAAGCTCGAAGCGCGTCCGGGTGATCTCCTCGCCTTTCTGAAGGGTGTTGTTTTCTCATTTGAATCACTGGCAAAGCAAAGGGGAATTGATCTGAAATTTCAAGCTCCGGAAAACCTGCCGAGGGTTTGCTTTGATGCGGACAAACTGGAGCAGGTGTTGGTCAACTTGCTCTCGAACGCGTTCAAGTTTACACCGGAAGGCGGAAAGATTATTGTTGCGATAAATTTGGAGAAAAAGCATTCACGCAAAGACCCAGAGACGCAAAGAATTCGCAAAGAAAATCCTTTGCGCGAAAGTGAGGAGGACTTCGCCATTATCACGGTGACGGACAACGGCAGCGGCATTTCCGCCGATCGCTTGCCGCGCATATTTGATCGCTTCTATACCACCGGCGAGGGTTATGCAAAAGATCATTCGGGCAGCGGGATTGGATCGGCTTTAACCAAAGAGTTGATAGAGCTGCATCACGGCGAGATTGCCGTGACGAGCGAGGTTGGAAAAGGCACGGCCTTCACCGTTCGCCTGCCGTTGGTTCCGGCTGGCAGTGACCAGGCAAGGCGCAATTGGCAAGGGGCAGGCGAGCAAGAAAGTCATGTCCCATTAATCCAACAATCCATCGATCCAACAATCCCGCAGCAAGCAACCAGTAACGAGCAACCAGAAACCAGTGACGAGCAACCAGCATCCAGCATCGAGCAACCAACCCTCCTCCTCGTCGAAGACAATGCCGATATGCGCGCTTACATCCGTAATCATGTGAAAGAAACGCATCGCGTTTTGGAGGCGGAAGATGGCGTCGATGGATTTAACACTGCTACGGAATTGCTTCCCGATTTGATCATTAGCGACGTGATGATGCCGAAGATGGACGGTTATCAATTGTGTGAAAAACTCAAAAACGACGAGCGCACCAGTCACATCCCCATCATTCTCCTCACCGCCAAATCTTCGGGCGAAAGCAAAGTTGAAGGCTTGGAATTGGGCGCGGACGATTATTTGATCAAGCCGTTCGATGCACGCGAGCTGCAAGTGCGGGTGAAGAATCTCATCGAACAGCGCCGGAAACTGCGCGAACGCTTTGCCACGTCGATCAAAGTAGAGCCGAAGGACATCACGGTTACGCCGAGGGATGCGCAATTCCTGCAGCGGGCGATGGACATTGTGGAAGCGAACATGAGCAACGAAGAGTTTAGCGTCGAGATATTCGGCAAGGAAATCGGCCTGAGCCGCAGCCAACTGCGCCGCAAGATTCAAGCGCTCACCGATCAATCGCCGACGGATTTTATTCTCACTCTCCGCCTCAA